From a region of the Polynucleobacter corsicus genome:
- a CDS encoding patatin-like phospholipase family protein — protein MHEITALPPLLSPEADTRRRFLGLGLGLGALIGGSSLSGCSLMSSRKPVIGLVLGAGAARGFAHVGVIKALEAQGIRPDIVVGSSAGSVIAALLASGATGNDLNRLALTLDEATIADWGLPFAGRFGGLIKGDALQNMVNREVQNKSIEQMRIPLGIVATELQSGKGTLFRSGNTGLAVRASCSVPGVFQPAVISGKEYVDGGLVAPVPVSYARQMGATLVIAVNISSEPIHQDASGTFGVMQQTISIMQRSINQHELKSADIVITPHLKQMSSGDFKSRNAAILAGEVAAQEQMALIREKLK, from the coding sequence ATGCACGAAATTACAGCCCTACCCCCTCTTTTATCCCCCGAGGCCGACACAAGACGTCGTTTTCTGGGCTTAGGCCTAGGTTTAGGAGCTCTCATTGGGGGTTCAAGCCTGAGCGGGTGCAGCCTAATGAGTAGTCGCAAGCCCGTCATTGGCCTTGTCTTAGGGGCAGGTGCCGCCCGAGGTTTTGCCCACGTGGGCGTCATTAAGGCATTAGAGGCACAAGGTATTCGGCCCGATATCGTGGTCGGCAGTAGTGCCGGAAGCGTGATTGCAGCATTACTTGCCTCAGGCGCCACCGGTAATGATCTCAATCGACTCGCCTTAACTCTTGATGAGGCAACTATTGCCGACTGGGGCCTGCCTTTTGCGGGAAGGTTCGGAGGCCTGATTAAAGGGGATGCCCTTCAAAACATGGTGAATCGTGAAGTACAAAATAAGTCTATCGAGCAAATGCGCATACCCCTAGGAATTGTGGCGACTGAACTGCAATCAGGTAAAGGTACTTTGTTTCGCTCTGGCAATACAGGGCTAGCGGTACGCGCCTCCTGCAGTGTTCCAGGCGTATTCCAGCCCGCAGTCATCAGCGGCAAAGAATATGTTGACGGCGGCTTGGTTGCTCCAGTACCAGTAAGTTATGCCAGGCAGATGGGTGCAACACTGGTGATTGCGGTCAACATCTCATCAGAGCCTATTCATCAAGATGCCAGCGGAACCTTTGGCGTTATGCAACAAACCATCTCTATCATGCAGCGAAGTATTAATCAGCATGAGCTTAAGAGCGCAGATATTGTGATTACGCCCCACCTCAAGCAAATGAGTAGCGGCGACTTCAAATCCAGAAATGCCGCCATCCTAGCTGGTGAAGTTGCTGCACAGGAGCAAATGGCGCTGATTAGGGAAAAGTTGAAGTAG
- a CDS encoding microcin C ABC transporter permease YejB, whose protein sequence is MRAYIFKRLLLMIPTLLGVLTLTFAVVQFVPGGPVEQMVLELKGKGAGATGGSESSGAGATYRGRQGVDAQRLEEVKALYGFDKPPVERYFMMLGRFARFDLGQSYYQHESVWGLVISKLPVSISIGLWTFFITYLVSIPLGIAKAVRDGSRFDAVTSSFILVGYAIPGFVLGVLLLVLFGGGSFLQIFPLRGLTSDNWSELSMMGKVMDYLWHLVLPITASVLGSFAVITMLTKNSFLEEIRKQYVLTARAKGLTEKQVLWKHVFRNALLPLVTGFPAAFIGAFFTGSLLIETLFSLDGLGLLSYESVMRRDYPVVFGTLYLFTLIGLFTKLISDLCYVYIDPRIQFGAGGGS, encoded by the coding sequence ATGCGCGCCTATATCTTTAAACGCCTACTGTTAATGATCCCTACCTTATTGGGCGTACTGACCTTGACCTTTGCAGTCGTGCAATTTGTACCCGGCGGCCCAGTAGAGCAGATGGTCTTGGAATTAAAAGGCAAGGGTGCTGGAGCAACTGGTGGATCAGAGTCATCCGGTGCTGGAGCAACCTATCGCGGGCGTCAAGGTGTTGATGCGCAACGCTTGGAAGAGGTTAAAGCGCTCTATGGATTTGATAAGCCGCCAGTAGAGCGTTATTTCATGATGTTGGGGCGTTTTGCCAGATTCGATTTAGGTCAAAGCTATTACCAGCACGAAAGCGTCTGGGGCTTAGTAATTTCTAAGTTACCCGTATCGATCAGTATTGGTTTGTGGACCTTCTTCATCACGTATTTGGTTTCGATTCCACTGGGTATTGCGAAAGCAGTGCGCGATGGCTCTCGCTTTGATGCAGTTACTAGCAGCTTCATCTTGGTCGGCTATGCCATTCCAGGATTTGTATTGGGGGTACTCCTCCTTGTCCTTTTTGGCGGCGGCAGTTTTTTACAAATCTTTCCACTACGCGGACTGACTTCAGATAACTGGAGTGAACTCAGCATGATGGGTAAGGTAATGGATTATTTATGGCATTTGGTTTTGCCGATCACCGCTTCTGTTTTAGGTAGCTTTGCCGTGATTACCATGCTGACGAAAAACTCCTTTTTAGAAGAGATTCGCAAACAGTATGTATTGACTGCGAGAGCTAAAGGCCTCACCGAAAAACAAGTGCTGTGGAAGCATGTGTTCCGCAATGCGCTCCTTCCTTTAGTAACTGGATTTCCGGCGGCATTTATTGGCGCCTTCTTTACAGGCTCGCTACTGATTGAAACCCTATTTTCTTTAGATGGGCTCGGTTTACTTTCTTACGAGTCTGTGATGCGACGTGACTACCCAGTAGTTTTCGGAACACTTTATCTTTTCACGCTGATTGGTTTGTTTACAAAGTTGATTTCGGATCTTTGCTATGTCTACATTGATCCACGCATCCAGTTTGGTGCGGGAGGCGGCTCATGA
- a CDS encoding BrnT family toxin: MERNLSFEDVIEFDFESARLSIDERRDYGEIRIRAIGFLRCRLHTLVFTETEKGIRVISFRKANKRELTEYEKQIQN, encoded by the coding sequence ATAGAGCGCAACCTCTCATTTGAAGATGTTATCGAATTTGATTTTGAGAGTGCGAGACTGTCTATAGATGAACGAAGAGACTATGGGGAAATCAGAATACGAGCAATCGGTTTTTTGCGATGTCGATTGCACACATTAGTCTTTACTGAGACCGAAAAGGGAATACGAGTCATTAGCTTTAGAAAAGCAAATAAACGGGAGCTCACTGAATATGAAAAACAAATCCAAAATTAA
- the scpB gene encoding SMC-Scp complex subunit ScpB, translated as MDDHNKRVIETALLCAQEPLTVADLTRLFVEDIAAGEMDDALLELQKSWEDKGMELVHIATGWRFQSRLAMREYLDRLTPEKPPKYSRAVMETLAIIAYRQPVTRGEIEEIRGVAVSSNVMKQLEDRGWVEVIGHKETIGRPGLYATTKQFLDDLSLANLQSLPMLEDAAPMAAAAQLGQAVMEFDPTATVETVIELDEHGQPIIQSTEDALVNEESISEEISEVVEEVTPESEEKSDEQK; from the coding sequence ATGGATGATCACAATAAACGCGTAATTGAAACAGCCCTCTTGTGCGCGCAAGAACCACTCACAGTTGCCGATCTGACGCGCTTATTTGTCGAAGATATTGCCGCTGGCGAAATGGATGATGCTCTTTTGGAGCTTCAAAAATCTTGGGAAGACAAGGGCATGGAGTTAGTCCACATTGCAACAGGCTGGCGCTTTCAGAGCCGCTTAGCGATGCGTGAATATCTTGATCGATTGACTCCAGAAAAGCCGCCAAAGTATTCACGCGCGGTAATGGAGACCTTGGCAATTATTGCCTATCGTCAACCAGTTACCCGTGGTGAGATCGAAGAGATTCGTGGCGTTGCAGTCAGTAGCAATGTGATGAAGCAGCTAGAAGATCGGGGTTGGGTTGAGGTGATTGGCCATAAAGAGACTATCGGTCGCCCAGGTTTATATGCCACCACCAAACAATTTTTAGATGACTTGAGTCTGGCTAATTTACAAAGCTTGCCAATGCTAGAAGATGCTGCACCGATGGCCGCAGCTGCGCAATTGGGTCAGGCGGTAATGGAGTTTGACCCTACTGCAACTGTAGAGACAGTCATCGAGTTAGACGAACACGGTCAGCCCATCATTCAGTCAACAGAGGATGCGTTAGTAAACGAAGAATCCATCAGCGAAGAAATAAGTGAAGTAGTAGAAGAAGTTACTCCAGAGTCTGAAGAAAAATCAGACGAACAAAAATAA
- a CDS encoding C40 family peptidase, with the protein MSLKKDLLTIAVLIAITLAANPARAADAVADAAKDLPAEVAKETPKETMFQAGKSYFARVSDRLADSVTGKSDELINRAMEVIGVRYRWDAELPQSGLDGSSFVGYVFKDKLGFLLPRKSTQMSRVGKPITREELQPGDLVFFNTMRLTFSHVGIYVGDNKFIHSPSKGTSVRVDDLGSLYWDKRFDGARRLDGSDNLGDAERRELLNEVNKLKRKSRSL; encoded by the coding sequence ATGTCCCTTAAAAAAGACCTCCTAACAATCGCTGTGCTGATTGCAATCACCTTGGCTGCCAATCCTGCACGGGCTGCGGATGCTGTTGCTGATGCTGCAAAAGATCTGCCTGCAGAAGTTGCTAAAGAGACTCCCAAAGAAACCATGTTTCAGGCGGGTAAGTCTTACTTTGCTCGTGTGTCAGATCGTTTGGCAGACTCCGTTACCGGTAAATCAGATGAATTAATTAATCGCGCTATGGAAGTGATTGGCGTACGTTATCGCTGGGATGCAGAGTTACCGCAATCTGGTTTGGACGGCAGTAGTTTTGTTGGCTATGTTTTTAAAGATAAGCTGGGTTTTTTATTGCCACGCAAATCTACTCAAATGAGCCGAGTGGGCAAACCGATTACTCGTGAAGAATTGCAACCTGGTGATTTAGTGTTCTTCAACACCATGCGTTTAACTTTCTCTCATGTCGGCATTTATGTTGGCGACAATAAATTCATTCACTCCCCATCTAAAGGTACCAGTGTGCGTGTAGACGACCTTGGCAGTCTTTACTGGGATAAGCGCTTTGATGGCGCTCGCCGCTTAGACGGCAGTGACAACCTGGGTGACGCAGAGCGTAGAGAGTTGTTGAATGAAGTGAATAAACTCAAGCGCAAATCTCGTAGCCTTTAA
- a CDS encoding BrnA antitoxin family protein, whose translation MKNKSKINDENFEWSAEELSKSKTFKDLPESLQAKLAPRKLRGAQVLPTKVSTTIRLSSDVVEAFKASGSGWQTKIDLALKEWLREHTLA comes from the coding sequence ATGAAAAACAAATCCAAAATTAATGACGAAAACTTCGAGTGGTCAGCTGAAGAACTTAGTAAGTCAAAAACATTTAAAGACTTACCAGAGTCACTGCAAGCTAAATTAGCCCCCCGAAAGCTGAGAGGGGCTCAAGTTCTGCCAACAAAAGTCTCAACAACTATTCGCTTATCCAGCGATGTAGTCGAGGCATTTAAAGCATCGGGATCAGGATGGCAAACTAAGATTGATTTAGCGCTAAAAGAATGGCTAAGGGAGCATACACTCGCTTAG
- a CDS encoding extracellular solute-binding protein encodes MPTLNPIRQIAHFLLLAMLVGLGANVAQAAQGISQYGKPKYAEGFAHFDYVNPHAPRGGTLTLPNPGQRTSFDKFNPFTLRGVTAPGIELMFESLAEGSADEVSSIYGLLAEDIAVAQDHKSVTFRIRPEAKFSDGSPVLAADVKHSFDVLMSGKAHPRYRTTFADIKEAVVLSDRAVRFDFKNNNTELPILAGTLPIFSRNWGKKPDGTIIPFEKIAFEAPLGSGPYLIESFKAGKSIVYKRNPQYWADQLSKPLNVRVGFYNFERVLYKLYSDDAVRLEAFKAGEFDAIVEYRAKIWAKGYVGSKFDNGTLLRKAFLNHNGAGMQGFAMNLRRPIFKDARVREALGYALDFEWLNRQIFYDQYSRINSYFQNSDLSANFDGPRKPTEAELKLLRPLKTKYPQWVPDAVFDSMPPAPSTKSPDSLRQNLKKARELLMHAGWQYRDGALRNEKGELFRFEMVEDGGFFLRVISAYVRNLEKLGVQVDIRTSDFALHQKRMNEFDFDMTTVRFPDSQNPGNELWDRFGSQAAKEKGSDNVIGIQSPVVDALIQEITKAQNREELRAATRALDRVLWNSYYIIPQWYNPTHRVAYRKEMRYPEPPLYYSAEPWIIQNWWKEEAK; translated from the coding sequence ATGCCCACCCTAAACCCCATTCGCCAAATAGCCCATTTCTTGCTGCTAGCCATGCTAGTGGGGCTTGGGGCCAATGTAGCGCAGGCAGCCCAAGGGATTTCCCAGTATGGCAAGCCTAAATATGCTGAAGGATTTGCCCATTTTGATTACGTGAATCCTCATGCCCCTAGGGGAGGTACCCTCACTTTACCTAACCCAGGGCAAAGAACCAGTTTTGATAAGTTCAATCCTTTTACTCTGCGAGGTGTAACGGCGCCCGGAATTGAATTGATGTTTGAATCTTTGGCCGAGGGAAGTGCTGATGAGGTATCCAGCATTTATGGTTTGCTTGCTGAAGATATTGCTGTTGCCCAAGACCATAAGTCGGTAACGTTTCGTATTCGTCCTGAAGCCAAGTTTTCTGATGGTAGCCCAGTCTTAGCTGCAGATGTGAAACATAGCTTTGATGTATTAATGAGTGGTAAAGCGCATCCACGCTATAGAACCACCTTCGCAGATATCAAAGAAGCGGTTGTGTTATCAGATCGAGCAGTGCGTTTTGATTTCAAAAACAACAATACAGAATTGCCTATTTTGGCGGGAACGCTCCCTATCTTTTCTCGTAACTGGGGAAAGAAGCCGGACGGCACGATCATTCCTTTTGAGAAGATTGCATTTGAAGCACCATTGGGTAGTGGGCCTTATCTCATTGAATCCTTTAAAGCTGGTAAATCCATTGTCTATAAGCGAAACCCGCAATATTGGGCCGATCAATTAAGTAAGCCTTTAAATGTCCGCGTTGGTTTTTATAACTTTGAGCGCGTGCTTTACAAACTCTACAGTGATGATGCTGTTCGTCTAGAGGCCTTCAAAGCCGGGGAGTTCGACGCTATCGTTGAATACCGCGCCAAGATCTGGGCTAAGGGTTATGTGGGCTCCAAGTTTGATAACGGCACCCTACTGAGGAAGGCATTCCTCAATCACAATGGGGCAGGGATGCAGGGTTTTGCAATGAACCTTCGTCGCCCCATCTTTAAGGATGCTCGAGTACGTGAAGCTTTGGGTTACGCCTTAGATTTTGAATGGCTCAATCGCCAAATTTTTTATGATCAATACAGTCGTATCAATAGCTACTTTCAGAATAGCGATTTGAGTGCGAATTTTGATGGACCGCGTAAGCCCACTGAAGCAGAGCTAAAGCTGCTAAGACCATTAAAAACAAAGTATCCACAATGGGTGCCTGATGCGGTATTTGATTCAATGCCCCCAGCCCCCTCCACCAAGTCACCAGACAGCCTACGTCAGAATTTAAAGAAAGCCCGCGAACTACTGATGCATGCTGGCTGGCAGTATCGCGATGGCGCATTGCGCAATGAAAAGGGAGAGCTATTTCGTTTTGAGATGGTGGAAGATGGCGGATTCTTTCTGAGGGTAATTTCGGCTTATGTTCGCAATCTAGAGAAGTTGGGAGTTCAGGTGGATATTCGAACTAGTGACTTTGCCCTTCATCAAAAGCGGATGAATGAATTTGATTTTGATATGACAACAGTTCGTTTCCCAGATTCACAAAATCCTGGGAATGAATTATGGGATCGCTTTGGTAGTCAGGCTGCCAAAGAAAAAGGGTCAGATAATGTCATTGGCATTCAGTCACCAGTAGTGGATGCCTTGATTCAGGAAATTACTAAAGCACAAAATCGCGAGGAGTTACGTGCCGCTACGAGAGCCTTAGATCGCGTGCTCTGGAATAGTTATTACATCATTCCACAGTGGTACAACCCAACGCACCGTGTTGCCTATCGCAAAGAGATGCGCTATCCAGAACCTCCCTTGTACTACTCAGCGGAGCCTTGGATTATCCAAAACTGGTGGAAAGAGGAGGCTAAATAA
- a CDS encoding ABC transporter permease, whose amino-acid sequence MSRWHRFKNSRMGYASLWIFMILFGLSMGAELIANDKPWIVRYEGKFYFPIVKSQPERVFGGDFATPTDFLDPDIRHNITSNGNWVIYPPIPYSYETLNYFSKAPNPAPPSFDNWLGTDDRGRDVLSRLIYGFRLSILFGLALTIVGVSVGIITGSLMGFFGGKFDLVSQRLIEIWSAMPELYLLIIFASIFNPSIWLLIILLAAFGWMGLSDYVRAEFFRNRALEYVRAARALGLTNLQIMRRHILPNSLTPVITFLPFRMSAAILSLTSLDFLGLGVPPGTPSLGELLSQGKSNLDAWWISLSTFVVLVATLLLLTFMGEALRDAFDSRKSGAMSGGRS is encoded by the coding sequence ATGAGTCGCTGGCATCGTTTTAAAAATAGTCGCATGGGTTATGCCAGTCTTTGGATTTTCATGATCCTCTTTGGTCTCTCCATGGGTGCTGAGCTGATTGCGAATGACAAACCTTGGATAGTGCGCTACGAAGGGAAATTCTATTTCCCAATTGTGAAGTCACAACCTGAGCGAGTCTTTGGCGGTGACTTTGCGACCCCAACCGATTTTTTAGATCCGGATATTCGTCACAACATCACCAGCAATGGTAATTGGGTAATTTACCCACCCATTCCTTACAGCTATGAGACGCTCAATTACTTCTCAAAAGCACCTAATCCTGCACCACCATCGTTTGATAACTGGTTAGGCACTGATGATCGTGGGCGCGATGTCTTATCGCGTTTAATTTATGGTTTTCGCCTGTCGATTTTGTTTGGCTTAGCGCTCACCATTGTTGGTGTCAGCGTAGGCATCATCACCGGTTCTTTAATGGGATTCTTTGGTGGCAAGTTTGATCTGGTTTCTCAACGCTTGATTGAGATTTGGTCGGCGATGCCAGAGTTATATCTACTTATCATCTTTGCCTCTATCTTTAACCCGAGTATTTGGCTCTTGATTATTCTGCTGGCAGCATTTGGTTGGATGGGTTTGTCTGATTATGTGCGCGCAGAGTTTTTTCGTAATCGCGCGCTAGAGTACGTTCGTGCAGCCCGAGCATTGGGCTTAACGAATCTACAAATTATGCGCCGTCATATTCTGCCCAACAGTCTGACTCCTGTTATTACCTTCCTTCCCTTCAGAATGAGTGCGGCGATCTTGTCGCTCACCAGTTTAGATTTCCTGGGTTTAGGTGTGCCACCAGGAACACCTAGTCTTGGTGAATTGCTCTCCCAAGGTAAAAGTAATTTAGATGCGTGGTGGATTTCACTATCGACCTTCGTTGTTTTGGTGGCCACCTTACTTCTGCTCACTTTTATGGGCGAGGCCTTGCGGGATGCCTTTGATTCTCGTAAGTCAGGCGCTATGAGTGGGGGTCGCTCATGA
- the fabI gene encoding enoyl-ACP reductase FabI — translation MGFLSGKKILITGLLSNRSIAYGIAKACHREGAELAFTYVGERFKDRIVDFAKEFNTELIFDCDVGSDEQISALFKDLAKTWPQFDGFVHAIGFAPREAIAGDFLEGLSREGFKIAHDISAYSFPAMAKEALPMLRDKSSLLTLTYLGSLRNVPNYNTMGLAKASLEASVRYIAGSVGPKGIRANGISAGPIKTLAAAGIKGFGKILEAVEQTAPMRRNVTIDDVGNTAAFLLSDLANGITAEIIYVDNGFSQVVGGMEEV, via the coding sequence ATGGGCTTTCTCTCCGGCAAAAAAATCCTGATTACAGGACTTCTCTCTAACCGCTCTATTGCCTACGGTATTGCCAAGGCATGCCACCGCGAAGGGGCTGAACTGGCCTTTACCTACGTTGGCGAGCGCTTCAAAGACCGCATTGTCGATTTCGCTAAAGAATTCAATACCGAACTGATTTTTGACTGCGACGTTGGCAGCGATGAGCAGATTTCCGCCCTTTTTAAGGATTTGGCTAAGACTTGGCCGCAGTTTGATGGCTTTGTCCATGCGATTGGCTTTGCACCGCGTGAAGCGATTGCTGGAGACTTTTTAGAAGGTCTTTCTCGCGAAGGCTTCAAAATCGCTCATGACATCTCGGCTTACAGCTTTCCGGCGATGGCAAAAGAAGCTTTGCCTATGTTGCGCGACAAATCTTCCTTGTTGACACTAACTTACCTCGGCAGCTTACGTAACGTTCCCAACTACAACACCATGGGACTTGCTAAGGCCTCACTTGAAGCCTCGGTACGCTACATCGCTGGCTCAGTTGGACCCAAAGGCATTCGCGCCAATGGAATCTCTGCTGGCCCGATTAAAACTTTGGCCGCTGCTGGCATTAAAGGGTTCGGCAAGATTTTGGAGGCAGTTGAACAGACTGCCCCCATGCGTCGCAATGTCACGATTGATGATGTTGGAAATACCGCCGCTTTCCTATTGTCTGATTTAGCAAACGGCATCACCGCTGAAATCATTTATGTCGATAACGGCTTTAGCCAAGTAGTTGGCGGCATGGAAGAAGTTTGA
- a CDS encoding ABC transporter ATP-binding protein, with protein sequence MSDKTNLNKPVIPLLRYEDFSISFGSGRREKFAVNHLDLEIGVGERVALVGESGSGKTLTALAPLRLEPEGAKTSGRILWGGKSADAGNPSVNLLDLPIQAIREIRGREIAMVFQEPMTALNPLFTIGNQIVEAVQIDEPLISQADGMSAAIELLKKTGIPEPEKRFHSYPHQLSGGQRQRAMIAMALACKPRLLIADEPTTALDVSLRLQILDLLKELQEESKDHGGMAILLITHDLNLVKHFAQRVAVLNQGNLMEVGTTKQVFVHPDNAYTKALVNSVPVRDLAPVMPLAPVLLKTENLSVSYPGTESSSWFRKAPRHQVLRKVGFELKQGQTIGVIGESGSGKTTLGMAVLGLLGDSAAEITGAVDVLGQDWQKLKPLERRAMRSSLQVIFQDPFGSLSPRMNVMQIVSEGLDVHFPNLSAADRESRVLDILREVGIDRSALTRYPHEFSGGQRQRIAIARALILKPQILVLDEPTSALDVSIQKQVLALLTELQKKYNLAYLIISHDLAVIRAMSHEVMVLKGGRVVEFGDTETLIKHPRQSYTQELFAAAELT encoded by the coding sequence ATGAGTGACAAGACTAATTTAAATAAACCAGTAATTCCTTTACTGCGCTATGAAGATTTCTCAATTTCGTTTGGTTCGGGACGGCGTGAAAAATTTGCCGTCAACCATCTGGATCTAGAGATTGGTGTGGGTGAGCGCGTTGCCCTAGTTGGAGAGTCTGGTTCAGGCAAGACGCTGACTGCCCTAGCGCCTCTGCGTCTTGAGCCTGAGGGTGCAAAAACATCCGGCCGAATTTTGTGGGGTGGCAAGAGTGCAGATGCTGGTAATCCTTCAGTGAATTTGCTGGATTTACCCATACAAGCTATTCGTGAGATTCGGGGTCGTGAGATTGCGATGGTGTTTCAGGAACCGATGACTGCACTCAACCCTTTATTCACTATCGGCAATCAGATTGTTGAGGCAGTGCAGATTGATGAGCCATTGATCTCCCAGGCCGACGGAATGTCTGCTGCAATTGAGCTGCTCAAGAAAACTGGCATTCCTGAGCCAGAGAAGCGCTTCCACTCCTATCCACACCAATTATCTGGTGGACAACGTCAACGCGCCATGATTGCCATGGCCTTAGCGTGTAAGCCAAGATTACTTATTGCGGATGAGCCTACTACCGCTCTAGACGTAAGCTTGCGTTTGCAGATTTTGGATTTACTCAAAGAATTGCAAGAAGAGTCTAAAGATCATGGTGGCATGGCAATCCTGTTGATTACACATGATCTCAACTTGGTTAAGCATTTTGCTCAGCGCGTTGCCGTTCTCAATCAGGGCAATCTGATGGAGGTCGGGACTACAAAGCAAGTCTTTGTGCATCCAGATAACGCGTATACAAAAGCCTTAGTCAACAGTGTTCCGGTGCGGGATTTAGCGCCAGTAATGCCTTTGGCACCCGTCTTATTAAAGACAGAGAACTTATCTGTCTCTTATCCGGGTACAGAGTCTAGCTCTTGGTTTAGAAAAGCTCCACGTCATCAAGTGTTGCGTAAGGTTGGCTTTGAGCTAAAGCAGGGGCAAACTATCGGCGTAATTGGTGAGTCTGGTTCAGGTAAGACCACCTTAGGTATGGCGGTTTTAGGTTTATTGGGTGATTCTGCGGCTGAGATCACGGGCGCAGTAGATGTGCTTGGTCAGGATTGGCAGAAGTTAAAACCATTAGAGCGCCGAGCCATGCGCTCAAGTTTGCAGGTCATTTTTCAAGATCCGTTTGGCTCACTTTCTCCGCGTATGAATGTGATGCAAATTGTTTCAGAGGGTTTGGATGTGCACTTTCCGAATTTGTCTGCAGCGGATCGTGAGTCCCGCGTCCTGGATATTTTGCGAGAGGTGGGAATTGATCGTTCTGCTCTCACGCGTTATCCCCATGAATTCTCGGGTGGCCAGAGGCAGCGCATTGCGATCGCTCGTGCTTTGATTCTGAAGCCGCAGATCTTGGTATTGGATGAGCCAACTTCGGCATTGGATGTATCGATTCAAAAACAGGTGCTCGCCTTGCTAACTGAGCTCCAGAAAAAATACAACTTAGCCTATTTGATAATTAGCCATGATCTGGCGGTCATTCGGGCGATGTCGCACGAGGTGATGGTGCTCAAAGGGGGAAGGGTTGTGGAGTTTGGTGATACTGAGACTCTCATTAAGCACCCACGTCAGAGCTATACCCAAGAGTTGTTTGCGGCCGCTGAACTGACCTAA